Proteins from a genomic interval of Musa acuminata AAA Group cultivar baxijiao chromosome BXJ1-9, Cavendish_Baxijiao_AAA, whole genome shotgun sequence:
- the LOC135593222 gene encoding uncharacterized protein LOC135593222: MVSRANRSPSMDASGAGSDGSSCYYSHLGIHRNASASDIRAAYRRLALKWHPDRWAKEPAAAGEAKRRFQRIQEAYSVLSDKGKRAMYDAGLYDPLDDDDQDFADFMLEMLAMMDGVKPEKPDTLEDLQRMLAEMMDGDSGSCGAGAHSSGRRGPLDSSRRSRGGPTRR, encoded by the exons ATGGTGTCGCGTGCAAATCGATCTCCGTCAATGGACGCTTCCGGtgccggatccgacggctcctcCTGCTACTACTCCCACCTTGGGATTCACCGCAATGCCTCCGCCTCGGACATCCGCGCCGCGTATCGCCGCCTCGCCCTG AAGTGGCACCCGGACCGGTGGGCGAAGGAGCCGGCGGCGGCGGGGGAGGCCAAGCGGCGGTTCCAGCGAATCCAGGAAGCGTATTCGG TGCTCTCCGACAAGGGTAAGCGCGCCATGTACGACGCCGGCCTCTACGATcctctcgatgacgacgaccag GATTTCGCCGATTTCATGCTAGAGATGCTGGCGATGATGGACGGTGTCAAACCGGAG AAGCCGGACACGTTGGAGGACCTGCAGCGGATGCTGGCGGAGATGATGGACGGTGATTCAGGGAGCTGCGGCGCCGGGGCCCACTCGAGTGGCCGTCGAGGGCCGTTGGATTCGTCCAGGAGGAGCCGTGGCGGTCCCACGCGGAGGTGA